In one window of uncultured Acetobacteroides sp. DNA:
- a CDS encoding C40 family peptidase: protein MLKSTIITLAVTFLLLLSFDSTAKRPHRRHVVHKADSTSIQKERFILEKAITNVADTVVENIISFSKQYLGTPYRYSGTTSSGFDCSGFVGHLFKSKGVELPRNSSAMAKVGEAVDKSSLQPGDLVFFKGRGRRSGVGHVGMVVQANDSSVLMVHSSTSRGVVVEDITKSAYFKRRFIKAKRIMPNPNSKN, encoded by the coding sequence ATGTTAAAATCAACTATAATCACGCTGGCTGTAACTTTTTTGTTGTTGTTATCTTTTGATTCAACGGCGAAACGTCCACATAGGCGTCATGTAGTGCACAAAGCCGATTCAACTTCAATTCAAAAAGAAAGGTTCATCCTCGAAAAAGCGATAACCAATGTTGCTGATACTGTTGTTGAGAACATCATATCCTTCTCAAAGCAATACTTAGGGACACCTTATCGCTATAGCGGGACAACCTCTTCAGGTTTTGACTGTTCCGGTTTTGTTGGTCACCTCTTCAAATCAAAAGGTGTCGAACTTCCCCGAAATAGTTCGGCGATGGCAAAAGTTGGAGAAGCAGTTGACAAGAGTAGTCTACAACCAGGGGATCTTGTATTCTTTAAGGGCAGAGGAAGAAGAAGTGGCGTAGGGCATGTTGGCATGGTTGTTCAAGCTAACGATAGTAGCGTACTGATGGTGCACTCCTCAACCTCTAGAGGTGTCGTTGTTGAAGATATTACCAAATCGGCTTACTTTAAGAGACGGTTTATTAAGGCAAAACGAATAATGCCAAATCCAAATTCAAAGAACTAG